A genome region from Arthrobacter agilis includes the following:
- a CDS encoding helix-turn-helix domain-containing protein: protein MTQNNPMTEQLLTVAEIAARMRVSKMTVYRLVHSGTLHGVRFGRSYRVPETAVEQYLDSVNSGH, encoded by the coding sequence ATGACACAGAACAATCCCATGACGGAGCAACTGCTGACGGTTGCGGAGATCGCCGCGCGGATGCGGGTCTCGAAAATGACGGTGTACCGCCTGGTCCACTCCGGGACGTTGCATGGTGTCCGGTTCGGCCGCTCCTACCGGGTGCCAGAAACCGCGGTGGAGCAATACCTGGACTCCGTCAACTCAGGGCACTGA
- a CDS encoding YegP family protein has product MAGKFELFRDGGVSFRFRLKAPNGTVVAVSRQYSDKASAVEGIHAVRECAGTGLITDLCPPVFSGAGREQPPTRRYGGMTSPSV; this is encoded by the coding sequence ATGGCTGGAAAATTCGAGCTCTTCCGCGATGGGGGAGTTTCCTTCAGGTTCAGGTTGAAAGCACCCAACGGGACGGTCGTGGCCGTGTCCAGGCAGTACTCGGACAAAGCGTCAGCGGTCGAGGGTATTCATGCGGTCCGTGAGTGCGCTGGAACCGGGCTGATCACGGACCTTTGCCCACCGGTGTTCTCTGGCGCAGGCAGGGAGCAGCCCCCTACCCGCCGCTACGGCGGTATGACGAGTCCATCGGTCTAG
- a CDS encoding cupin domain-containing protein — translation MDISDNGPNPNAFDIESATTENANYRRVAWTGKHLQVTLMSIEPGAAIGLEVHHGTDQFLRIDAGKGRVKMGPSKDDLSFQQDVEDGWSIQVPAGTWHDVENTGDEPLRLYAIYAPTHHAQGIVQETAQDAERDEEQGRDEPPSWVEEVDDKGEESA, via the coding sequence ATGGACATCAGCGACAACGGACCGAACCCGAACGCATTCGACATCGAGAGTGCTACGACGGAGAACGCCAACTACCGCCGCGTCGCCTGGACAGGCAAGCACCTGCAGGTGACACTCATGTCGATCGAGCCCGGCGCTGCAATCGGCCTCGAAGTGCATCACGGCACCGACCAGTTCCTGCGCATTGACGCTGGAAAGGGTCGCGTGAAGATGGGGCCCTCGAAGGACGACCTCTCGTTCCAGCAGGACGTCGAGGACGGCTGGAGCATTCAAGTGCCCGCCGGCACATGGCACGACGTCGAGAACACCGGGGACGAACCCTTGCGCCTCTATGCGATCTACGCGCCCACTCACCACGCACAGGGCATCGTGCAGGAAACAGCTCAGGACGCCGAAAGGGACGAGGAGCAGGGCCGCGACGAGCCACCGTCATGGGTCGAGGAAGTCGACGACAAGGGCGAAGAAAGCGCCTAA
- a CDS encoding DUF7793 family protein — protein MTERVLAADGKATITLLGPALIRLTWLPGTEVQEADARDVLKRSLILVEHAPYAILVDMRQIASVSTGAREAFGSEEMVLAAAMLGQTPVDRVIAASVQQSVHKVWLFSDEQEALAWLRSHLLDS, from the coding sequence TTGACTGAAAGGGTTCTCGCAGCCGATGGCAAGGCGACGATCACACTGCTTGGTCCCGCCTTGATTCGCCTGACCTGGCTGCCGGGCACCGAGGTTCAGGAGGCTGACGCACGAGACGTTCTCAAGCGGAGTCTGATCCTGGTCGAACACGCTCCGTACGCGATCTTGGTCGATATGCGCCAGATAGCGAGCGTCAGCACTGGTGCCCGGGAAGCATTCGGTTCCGAGGAGATGGTCCTGGCCGCCGCGATGCTGGGACAGACCCCAGTTGACAGGGTCATTGCCGCATCCGTGCAGCAGTCCGTTCACAAGGTCTGGCTCTTCAGCGATGAACAGGAAGCTTTGGCGTGGCTGCGCAGTCACCTTCTCGACTCGTGA
- a CDS encoding GAF and ANTAR domain-containing protein, protein MMKHFAWVDVPRDLSQGPPATERHNPAPSPASDPAPDLALSVQTAAFLQDLVLDSTDVDHFLDKLARVAATHLSRLDHEVLCGVTLLRPRHAKTLASSSPYALELDRIQYLFGDGPCLRAARTGEIVLVRDTRTDERWPQYVKAIADHRIRSTLGVPIPLEGEADCALNFYSTTVNGFTPEAVEAAKVFARDTSKSLRLAVRIAQLSDKAENLNAALESRTIIDLAAGIVMGQNRCSQSAAIEIMKTAANHRQIKLRRLATEIVSSISDDTPATHFD, encoded by the coding sequence ATGATGAAGCATTTCGCCTGGGTTGATGTACCACGAGACCTTTCCCAAGGACCGCCCGCGACCGAACGCCACAACCCTGCCCCTAGTCCTGCCTCTGATCCTGCCCCTGATCTTGCTTTGTCGGTGCAGACTGCGGCTTTCCTGCAGGACCTGGTTCTGGACAGCACGGATGTCGACCATTTCCTCGACAAGCTGGCCAGGGTAGCTGCCACTCACCTGTCCCGACTGGATCATGAGGTGCTGTGCGGGGTGACGCTCCTGCGCCCCCGGCACGCGAAAACCCTGGCCAGCAGCAGCCCGTATGCCCTGGAATTGGACAGAATCCAGTACTTGTTCGGTGACGGTCCCTGCCTGAGAGCTGCACGGACCGGCGAAATCGTCCTTGTCCGCGACACCCGAACCGATGAACGGTGGCCCCAGTACGTCAAGGCGATCGCTGATCACAGGATACGGTCCACCCTGGGAGTCCCGATCCCCCTGGAGGGCGAGGCCGATTGCGCGTTGAACTTCTACTCCACCACCGTTAACGGGTTCACACCGGAAGCCGTTGAGGCCGCGAAGGTCTTCGCCCGTGATACTTCCAAGTCGCTGCGTCTGGCTGTGCGTATCGCCCAGTTGTCGGACAAGGCCGAGAATCTCAACGCCGCGCTGGAGTCCCGAACCATCATCGACCTCGCGGCAGGGATCGTAATGGGGCAGAACCGGTGCAGCCAGTCAGCAGCTATCGAGATCATGAAAACAGCTGCCAACCACCGGCAGATCAAACTCCGCCGCCTTGCCACCGAGATCGTATCCAGCATCAGCGACGATACCCCCGCCACCCACTTCGACTGA
- a CDS encoding MarR family winged helix-turn-helix transcriptional regulator yields the protein MTDTHPSAVLTGEDLETWAGLATVLEWLPPALDAPLGHNFGLTHFEYGILYALEGAPDRTLRMSDLAGFANSSLSRLSRAVSRLQSRGFVDRSPDPKDGRSTRATLTDAGQEMIHEATPRHVASVRRLVLDPLTVAQKRQLREITVRIQQAIRAQDGWRPPQATHPPAGSVIDSDSSSTVDRRPTVD from the coding sequence ATGACTGACACCCACCCTTCGGCAGTTCTCACTGGCGAGGATCTTGAGACGTGGGCGGGCCTGGCGACGGTTTTGGAGTGGTTGCCGCCTGCGCTCGATGCCCCGTTGGGACACAATTTTGGCCTCACGCATTTCGAGTACGGCATTCTGTACGCCCTGGAGGGCGCACCTGATCGGACACTTCGCATGAGTGATCTGGCCGGGTTCGCCAATAGCTCGCTCTCACGACTCTCCCGAGCAGTGTCTCGACTGCAAAGCCGGGGCTTCGTCGATCGCTCGCCGGACCCCAAGGATGGGAGGTCCACCCGGGCAACCCTGACTGATGCCGGCCAGGAGATGATCCATGAGGCAACTCCAAGGCACGTCGCCTCAGTGAGAAGGTTGGTCCTTGACCCGCTGACAGTGGCTCAGAAACGCCAGTTGCGCGAGATTACCGTGCGCATTCAGCAGGCCATCAGGGCGCAGGACGGCTGGCGGCCACCACAGGCCACTCACCCTCCTGCTGGTTCCGTCATTGATTCGGATTCAAGCTCGACCGTGGACCGACGGCCGACCGTTGACTGA
- a CDS encoding GAF and ANTAR domain-containing protein, whose amino-acid sequence MNTTPSSSSPDSAPPRELLAIFGRSNGYLLTEQTAHDAVNGLAEIARDIIGAATGAGVSIIDQDGTRISVGATNPDVLEADNLQYEFGQGPCMRAWSTGEPTYIPDTHTDDRFQEWTSAVTKLGIRSCLSVPLLNKPAGLGAMKVYSNTVDAFTNEDRRLLINLARSAAALLGHIQASDTPQRISDDVRASLAERDTIGVARGILMERFNLDRQAAMSHLIELATDANTTIGTMAAMISERQDGSTPSGDS is encoded by the coding sequence GTGAACACCACACCCTCTTCCTCATCCCCCGATTCCGCACCTCCCCGCGAGCTCCTGGCGATCTTCGGCCGCAGCAACGGATACCTCCTGACCGAGCAGACAGCCCACGACGCGGTCAATGGGCTCGCCGAGATCGCCCGGGACATCATCGGTGCAGCGACGGGCGCCGGCGTGAGCATCATCGATCAGGACGGTACCCGGATCAGCGTCGGAGCCACCAACCCGGACGTCCTCGAAGCCGACAACCTCCAATACGAATTTGGTCAGGGACCCTGCATGCGCGCCTGGTCCACCGGTGAACCGACCTACATCCCCGACACCCACACCGATGACCGGTTCCAAGAGTGGACGTCCGCAGTGACGAAGCTCGGTATCCGCTCCTGCCTCAGCGTGCCCCTGTTGAACAAGCCGGCAGGACTCGGGGCGATGAAGGTCTACTCGAACACCGTCGACGCGTTCACCAACGAGGACCGGCGGCTGCTGATCAACCTCGCCCGGTCGGCCGCGGCCCTCCTGGGCCACATCCAGGCCAGCGACACACCGCAGCGCATCAGCGATGATGTCAGAGCCTCTCTGGCCGAACGGGATACCATCGGCGTCGCCCGCGGCATCTTGATGGAACGCTTCAATCTGGACCGGCAGGCAGCGATGAGTCACCTGATCGAACTTGCCACCGACGCGAACACCACCATCGGCACCATGGCCGCCATGATCAGTGAGCGTCAGGACGGTTCCACACCCAGCGGTGACTCATGA